Within Hydrogenispora ethanolica, the genomic segment ACGGCGATCGGAACGCCGATCGAATGCCCGCCGCCCAAAACCAAGGAGACCGTCGCTTTGGTGAGACTTTCCAGCATTTCGGCGATGGCCAAGCCGGCCTCGACATCGCCGCCGACCGTATTTAAGATGACCAACAACCCTTTAATATTCGGGTTTTGTTCGATGGCCACCAACTGCGGGATGATATGCTCATATTTGGTAGTTTTATTTTTAGGGGGTAAAATCATGTGGCCTTCGATCTGCCCCACAATAATTAAGGTATGGATATGAGTCTCCGCCGGTGCCGGGGTATTCAGTTGACCGAGGGCTTTCAGATTTTGCAAGCTGACTCGTTGCTTGCGCGGGCTCTGCCGGACCGGTTCTTCCAGCGGATTTTCCTGCTCGGGGTCGGGGGATTCTCCGGTATATCGCTCATCTTCCAACTTGTTGACCTCCTCTTTTGCTGTTAGTATTCCTTGGCAATAGGAAATCATTCGAGGTTCAACAAGTTATCCGAAGTTTCTCACCGTTTTACCGCCATTGAAACATAAAAAAAGAGCCGTTTTAGATAACAGCTCGTTTGCTTGCGATTGGAGCGGAAAACGGGATTCGAACCCGCGACCCTCGCCTTGGCAAGGCGATGCTCTACCACTGAGCTACTTCCGCATCATAAATTTTTATTATAAAAGTGGTGCCGAAGACCGGAATCGAACCGGTACGGTCTTTAGGACCGAGGGATTTTAAGTCCCTTGCGTCTGCCAGTTCCGCCACTTCGGCAAGTAAACTTTTTTGGAGGCGGCACCCAGATTTGAACTGGGGAATAAAGGTTTTGCAGACCTCTGCCTTACCACTTGGCTATGCCGCCGGTAACACCTACATACCGAGTAAATTAGACCCTCATAGAGGGCCCATCTATATAAAAAAACCATACTCTTCAATTTGGAGCGGAAAACGGGATTCGAACCCGCGACCCTCGCCTTGGCAAGGCGATGCTCTACCACTGAGCTACTTCCGCATCTTACTATCTTCCATGCAACATTCATGGTGCCACGAGCCGGAATCGAACCAGCGACACGAGGATTTTCAGTCCTCTGCTCTACCAACTGAGCTATCGTGGCAGCTGGTACTTAGATATTTTAATCCACTTTATACATCTTGTCAAGATTTATTTTGGCGGAGCCGACGGGACTCGAACCCGCGATCTCCAACGTGACAGGCTGGCATGTTAGCCGACTACACCACGGCTCCGCAAAAATGGTGGGCGAAGTAGGATTCGAACCTACGACCCCCTGCTTGTAAGGCAGGTGCTCTCACCAGCTGAGCTATTCGCCCGTGCTCCCTTGAGCGCATTACATAGTATACCGGATTTTCGACGGTCTGTAAATAGGTAATTTCAGATTT encodes:
- a CDS encoding ClpP family protease; amino-acid sequence: MEDERYTGESPDPEQENPLEEPVRQSPRKQRVSLQNLKALGQLNTPAPAETHIHTLIIVGQIEGHMILPPKNKTTKYEHIIPQLVAIEQNPNIKGLLVILNTVGGDVEAGLAIAEMLESLTKATVSLVLGGGHSIGVPIAVSTDYSFIAETATMTIHPLRLTGMLIGVPQTYEYLEKMQDRIIKFVTNHSTVSEEKFRELMFRTGDLVRDIGTVLVGRDAVGAGLINEAGGISQALKKLEELIELKKDDPKRRLKQ